One Prevotella melaninogenica DNA window includes the following coding sequences:
- a CDS encoding F0F1 ATP synthase subunit gamma codes for MASLKEIKTRIASVQSTRKITSAMKMVASSKLHHAQNAIESMLPYAAMLEHILKAFLVSTPDTDTPFDEQRPVKRVALLVFSSNSSLCGGFNANVIKLMQHTIDEYHAQGLTDKDIVIYPVGRKVYESAKKRGYTCVYPYPLLADKPNFEECRSIAMELSQKWLKGEFDKVEIIYHHFKSAGSQILQRKNFLPIDLEEEVNADSTRDLSSNIATKAAQEYLKRKGQSGTQKSNNEAVVPLNDNFIIEPDLRTVLTTLVPKLLNNMVYTALLDSNASEHAARMVAMQTATDNADDLLRGLNLQYNKSRQAAITSELLDIVGGTVNN; via the coding sequence ATGGCATCCTTAAAGGAAATCAAGACTCGTATAGCCAGTGTTCAGAGTACTCGTAAGATTACGAGTGCGATGAAGATGGTTGCGTCGAGTAAGTTACACCATGCCCAGAATGCCATCGAGAGTATGCTTCCATACGCGGCTATGCTCGAACACATTCTTAAGGCTTTCCTTGTCTCTACGCCCGATACGGATACTCCGTTCGACGAGCAGAGACCGGTGAAACGTGTTGCCTTACTCGTGTTCTCCTCAAACAGTTCTCTCTGTGGTGGATTCAATGCGAATGTCATCAAGCTGATGCAGCATACGATAGACGAATATCATGCGCAGGGCCTGACCGACAAGGATATTGTCATCTATCCTGTAGGACGAAAGGTGTATGAATCAGCAAAAAAGCGTGGGTATACCTGTGTATATCCTTATCCATTGCTTGCTGATAAACCAAATTTTGAGGAGTGCCGCAGTATTGCCATGGAGTTAAGCCAGAAATGGTTGAAGGGCGAGTTTGACAAGGTGGAGATTATCTACCATCATTTCAAGAGTGCAGGAAGCCAGATTCTCCAACGTAAGAATTTCCTTCCAATTGACCTTGAGGAAGAAGTCAATGCCGACTCTACGCGCGATCTTTCATCAAATATCGCAACGAAGGCTGCACAGGAATATCTCAAGAGGAAAGGACAGTCTGGAACACAGAAGTCTAATAATGAGGCTGTTGTTCCTCTGAATGATAACTTCATCATTGAGCCAGACCTGCGCACAGTCTTGACAACATTGGTACCGAAACTGCTGAATAACATGGTTTATACTGCCCTTTTAGACAGTAATGCCTCTGAACATGCAGCGCGAATGGTTGCCATGCAGACCGCAACAGATAATGCTGACGACCTGCTTCGTGGACTCAACTTGCAGTATAACAAGTCGCGTCAGGCAGCCATTACGTCTGAGTTGCTCGATATTGTTGGCGGTACGGTAAATAACTAA
- a CDS encoding F0F1 ATP synthase subunit epsilon, which yields MLTLRIVSPERIVFTGEVDSVLVPGTVGPFEILNNHAPIISTLVEGKVAYSVKGDTKELHIVGGFVEVKKNLVSLCVEI from the coding sequence ATGTTGACACTTAGAATAGTTTCTCCCGAAAGGATTGTCTTTACAGGTGAGGTGGATAGTGTGCTGGTTCCTGGTACAGTGGGACCATTTGAGATTCTCAATAATCATGCGCCTATCATCTCTACACTCGTTGAAGGCAAGGTAGCTTACAGCGTAAAAGGTGATACAAAGGAACTTCATATCGTTGGCGGATTCGTTGAGGTGAAGAAGAACTTGGTCAGTCTTTGCGTAGAAATCTAA
- the pfkA gene encoding 6-phosphofructokinase, which produces MGKIKTIGILTSGGDAPGMNAAIRAVTRAGIYNGFEIKGVYRGYEGLITDDIKPFTTENVSGIIGQGGTILKTARSKGFKTMEGRQQAYDNLVKEGIDALVVIGGNGSLTGAMMFAQEFDFCCIGLPGTIDNDLYGTDSTIGYDTTMNTIMECVDRIRDTAQSHERIFFVEVMGRDAGFLAQNSAIASGAEAAIIPEDSTNVDQLGRFMERGIRKSKRSCIVIVSESPKCGAMYYADRVRKEFPDYDVRVSILGHLQRGGRPSARDRILASSTGVGAIEAIMQGQRNIMVGVRNNEVVYVPLSEAIRSDKPFDKKLIKVLDELSI; this is translated from the coding sequence ATGGGCAAAATAAAGACAATAGGTATTCTGACTTCTGGCGGTGACGCCCCTGGAATGAACGCAGCAATACGTGCTGTGACCAGAGCCGGCATCTATAATGGTTTTGAAATCAAAGGTGTCTATCGTGGTTATGAGGGATTGATTACGGATGACATTAAGCCTTTTACCACTGAGAATGTTAGTGGTATTATCGGTCAGGGCGGTACAATCCTCAAGACGGCACGCTCAAAAGGTTTTAAAACGATGGAAGGACGTCAGCAGGCATACGATAACCTTGTCAAGGAGGGTATTGATGCGTTAGTTGTCATTGGTGGTAATGGCTCGTTGACGGGTGCGATGATGTTTGCACAGGAGTTTGATTTCTGTTGCATCGGTCTGCCAGGTACGATAGATAATGACCTCTATGGTACGGACAGCACCATCGGTTATGACACGACGATGAACACAATTATGGAGTGTGTCGACCGTATTCGTGATACCGCTCAGAGCCATGAACGCATCTTCTTTGTAGAGGTGATGGGACGTGATGCTGGTTTCCTTGCACAGAACTCGGCTATTGCCAGCGGTGCAGAAGCAGCGATTATTCCAGAAGACTCTACTAACGTCGACCAGTTGGGTCGCTTCATGGAACGTGGTATTCGTAAGTCTAAGAGAAGTTGTATCGTCATTGTCTCTGAGAGTCCTAAGTGTGGAGCTATGTATTATGCTGACCGTGTACGCAAGGAGTTCCCTGACTATGACGTACGTGTGTCAATTCTTGGTCACTTGCAGCGTGGTGGCCGCCCTTCAGCACGCGACCGTATCCTTGCAAGTAGTACGGGTGTTGGTGCTATTGAGGCCATTATGCAGGGACAACGTAATATTATGGTAGGTGTAAGAAACAATGAGGTGGTTTATGTTCCATTGTCTGAGGCAATCCGTTCAGATAAGCCTTTCGACAAGAAACTTATTAAGGTTCTCGACGAGTTGAGTATCTAA
- the atpB gene encoding F0F1 ATP synthase subunit A: protein MKYLKHLICMVMMLFLLLPGVAASESKGEGVNLQEILWGHIKDSYEWHVTNIGDKPIIINLPVIVKTSNGWYTGWAEDFAEEPLEEGPHAGYRPCKNNPDLFIATKGNYEGRIVELQKDGTEVRPLDLSITKTVCVLFIDAIILLLCILIPARWCRRHKVTDKAPKGFTGLMHMFVMYVYDEVIKPILGKDSEKYAPYLLTCFFFIFVANVMGIVPFPPGGGNLTGNITITFFLAICTFLVTNFSGTKHYWKDIFWPDVPAWLKVPVPLMPVIEIFGIFIKPFALMVRLFANMMVGHAIALALTCIIFIVATMGVVLSSFMTIVSVEMSIFMMLLEILVCFIQALVFTMLSAVFISLARVHEAEG from the coding sequence ATGAAATATCTCAAGCATCTGATTTGTATGGTGATGATGCTCTTCCTGCTTCTGCCTGGTGTTGCTGCATCAGAGAGTAAAGGGGAGGGTGTTAACCTGCAGGAGATATTGTGGGGACATATCAAGGACTCATACGAGTGGCATGTAACCAATATCGGGGATAAGCCTATCATCATCAACCTGCCAGTCATTGTGAAGACATCAAATGGCTGGTACACGGGTTGGGCTGAAGACTTCGCTGAGGAACCATTAGAAGAAGGTCCACATGCGGGCTATCGTCCTTGTAAGAACAACCCAGACCTATTCATTGCAACGAAGGGGAACTACGAAGGTCGTATCGTTGAGTTGCAGAAGGATGGCACAGAAGTGCGCCCTCTCGACCTCTCTATCACAAAGACGGTGTGTGTACTCTTCATTGATGCCATCATTCTCTTGCTGTGTATCTTGATTCCAGCACGCTGGTGTCGTCGCCATAAGGTTACCGATAAGGCACCAAAAGGCTTCACTGGTTTGATGCATATGTTTGTGATGTATGTCTATGATGAGGTTATTAAACCGATATTAGGTAAGGACTCAGAGAAGTATGCACCTTATCTTCTGACGTGTTTCTTCTTCATTTTTGTGGCTAATGTCATGGGTATTGTGCCATTCCCACCAGGAGGTGGTAACCTTACGGGTAATATAACCATCACCTTCTTCTTGGCTATTTGTACGTTCTTAGTAACCAACTTCTCCGGAACAAAGCATTATTGGAAAGATATCTTTTGGCCAGACGTACCCGCATGGTTGAAAGTTCCAGTGCCATTGATGCCTGTGATAGAGATATTTGGTATCTTCATAAAACCTTTCGCATTGATGGTGCGTCTCTTTGCCAATATGATGGTAGGACATGCTATTGCGTTAGCTTTAACCTGTATCATCTTCATCGTGGCAACGATGGGTGTTGTCCTAAGTTCTTTCATGACGATTGTGAGTGTGGAAATGAGTATCTTCATGATGCTTTTGGAGATTCTGGTTTGCTTTATTCAAGCTTTAGTATTCACGATGTTGAGTGCTGTGTTTATCTCTTTGGCACGTGTTCATGAGGCAGAAGGATAA
- the atpA gene encoding F0F1 ATP synthase subunit alpha, translating into MSDKIKPSEVSEILLKELQGINSEEKFDEVGSVLTVSDGVARVYGLRNAEANELLEFENGTMAIVMNLEEDNVGCVLLGPTEGIKEGQSVKRTHRIASIRVNDNFLGRVVNPLGEAIDGKGEIDLTDSFEMPLDRKAPGVIYRQPVKEPLQTGLKAVDSMIPIGRGQRELIIGDRQTGKTAIAVDTIINQKSFYEQGNPVYCIYVAIGQKASTVATLVQNLKERGALPYTIIVSATAADPAAMQYYAPFAGAAIGEYFRDRGYSALVIYDDLSKQAVAYREVSLILRRPSGREAYPGDVFYLHSRLLERAARINNQQEIAEKMNDLPECMKGHVRGGGSLTALPIIETQAGDVSAYIPTNVISITDGQIYLESDLFNQGFRPAINVGISVSRVGGSAQVKSMKKVAGTLKIDMAQYRELEAFSKFSSDMDKVTAMTLDRGRKNNQLLIQPQYSPMPVGEQIAILYCGVHGLMRDVPVDQVRQCQDQFLETMRTTHADVISDLAAGNLEDTSIKVIEEVMGNIAGQYK; encoded by the coding sequence ATGTCAGATAAAATTAAACCAAGTGAGGTGTCAGAGATTCTTTTGAAAGAACTTCAAGGCATCAACTCTGAGGAGAAGTTTGATGAAGTCGGTAGCGTACTGACCGTCAGCGACGGTGTAGCACGTGTCTATGGTCTTCGCAATGCTGAAGCCAATGAGTTGCTTGAATTTGAGAATGGCACCATGGCTATTGTCATGAACTTGGAGGAAGACAATGTAGGTTGTGTCCTTCTTGGTCCTACTGAAGGTATCAAGGAGGGACAGAGCGTGAAGCGTACACATCGTATTGCCTCTATCCGTGTCAATGACAACTTCTTGGGACGTGTAGTCAATCCGCTTGGAGAGGCTATCGATGGTAAGGGTGAAATCGACTTGACTGACTCTTTCGAGATGCCATTGGACCGTAAGGCGCCAGGTGTTATCTATCGTCAGCCAGTGAAGGAACCACTCCAGACGGGTCTGAAGGCTGTTGACTCAATGATTCCTATCGGTCGTGGTCAGCGTGAGCTTATCATTGGTGACCGCCAGACAGGTAAGACAGCCATTGCCGTTGATACTATCATCAATCAGAAGAGCTTCTACGAGCAGGGTAATCCTGTTTATTGTATCTATGTTGCCATCGGTCAGAAAGCTTCTACCGTTGCTACATTGGTGCAGAACCTCAAGGAGCGTGGCGCATTACCTTATACAATTATCGTAAGTGCTACAGCGGCTGATCCTGCTGCTATGCAGTATTATGCTCCATTTGCCGGTGCTGCCATTGGTGAGTACTTCCGCGATCGTGGCTACTCAGCCCTCGTTATCTACGATGACTTGTCAAAGCAGGCTGTTGCCTATCGTGAGGTATCACTGATTCTCCGTCGTCCTTCAGGTCGTGAGGCTTATCCTGGTGACGTCTTCTATCTCCACTCTCGTCTGCTTGAGCGTGCTGCACGTATCAACAACCAGCAGGAGATTGCAGAGAAGATGAACGACCTCCCAGAGTGTATGAAGGGTCATGTACGTGGTGGTGGTTCACTCACCGCACTGCCTATCATTGAGACACAGGCAGGTGACGTGTCAGCCTACATCCCAACTAACGTGATTTCCATCACTGACGGTCAGATTTATCTTGAGTCAGACCTCTTCAATCAGGGCTTCCGTCCAGCTATTAACGTAGGTATCTCCGTATCTCGTGTAGGTGGTTCAGCGCAGGTTAAGAGTATGAAGAAGGTAGCTGGTACGTTGAAGATTGATATGGCACAGTATCGTGAGTTGGAGGCATTCTCTAAGTTCTCATCAGATATGGACAAGGTCACAGCGATGACCCTCGACCGTGGACGTAAGAACAACCAGTTACTTATCCAGCCACAGTACAGTCCAATGCCTGTGGGTGAGCAGATTGCTATCCTCTACTGCGGTGTACACGGCTTGATGCGCGATGTACCTGTTGATCAGGTTCGCCAGTGTCAGGACCAGTTCCTTGAGACCATGCGCACTACTCATGCCGATGTCATCAGCGATTTGGCTGCTGGTAACCTCGAAGACACTTCTATCAAGGTAATCGAAGAAGTCATGGGCAATATTGCCGGACAATATAAATAA
- the atpF gene encoding F0F1 ATP synthase subunit B produces MSLLLPDSGLLFWMTLVFLVVFFILWKWGFPSIIKMVNERKEYIDESLAKAEEANLRLANIQKQGEELLMEAREKQAQILREASETRDTIVGQAQEKARDESARILSEAKAEIESQKQAAIRDIRSQVAELSVQIAEKILHKELSGSAEQTQLINSLLDEVASSNGTESK; encoded by the coding sequence ATGTCATTATTATTGCCAGATAGTGGCTTACTCTTTTGGATGACCCTTGTCTTCTTAGTGGTCTTCTTCATCTTATGGAAGTGGGGATTCCCTTCTATCATCAAGATGGTGAACGAGCGCAAGGAGTACATTGACGAGAGTCTTGCAAAGGCAGAAGAAGCCAACTTGAGGCTTGCCAACATTCAGAAACAAGGTGAGGAGCTGCTTATGGAGGCACGTGAGAAACAGGCGCAAATCCTTAGAGAGGCGTCTGAGACACGTGACACCATAGTCGGACAGGCACAGGAAAAGGCACGCGACGAGAGTGCTCGTATCCTTTCTGAAGCCAAGGCAGAGATTGAAAGTCAGAAGCAGGCTGCCATCCGCGACATCCGTTCGCAGGTTGCAGAGCTTTCTGTGCAGATTGCTGAGAAGATTCTGCATAAGGAACTGTCTGGTTCAGCCGAGCAAACTCAGCTTATCAACAGCTTATTGGATGAAGTTGCTTCTTCTAACGGAACAGAAAGTAAATAA
- a CDS encoding YncE family protein has protein sequence MKHYFLTAAIMLLTTVGLLSCDKDSPDTPPAPAKTEMGFVHSVNIGDNTYVSVFKDMNVGSLNTDNALVMPKGAFSFVYKGKVYITDTEHIYKYAQKEGKLVQEGNTILLPSGAAAMYITFASDHKAYVSCSGLGKVIIINPTTMEKVGEIDLAEYSLGKAAGDNNPEPAASIIRDGILYVALSQMKSTYTCEAGAYVALIDTKTDKPIKVVSDPRVSMASGESPAGDPFIDEKGDIYFYCVAMFGYQPGVKEGFLRIKKGQTDFDKSYCFTLADVDLVGVKGNKTSYAYMKVYGGNGKVYAYLNIPGAASNPPDYVHDKCFQPFEINLYNKSCTKLDLSATAGWAATLCKSGNDIIFGMSTDQGMGYSVYHPATATYETLKVKTSGAPYAVHELR, from the coding sequence ATGAAACATTATTTCTTAACTGCAGCAATCATGCTGCTAACGACCGTCGGACTACTATCTTGCGACAAAGACTCACCTGACACACCGCCTGCACCGGCAAAGACGGAGATGGGCTTCGTCCATAGTGTTAACATCGGAGACAATACATACGTAAGTGTTTTCAAAGACATGAACGTTGGCTCGCTCAATACCGATAATGCGCTGGTTATGCCGAAGGGTGCTTTTTCCTTCGTATATAAGGGGAAAGTGTATATAACCGACACCGAACACATCTATAAATATGCCCAGAAAGAGGGAAAGTTAGTGCAGGAGGGGAATACTATCCTACTCCCAAGTGGGGCTGCAGCAATGTACATCACCTTCGCTTCCGACCATAAGGCATACGTCTCTTGTTCTGGTTTAGGAAAGGTAATCATCATCAATCCTACCACAATGGAGAAGGTTGGAGAGATTGACTTGGCGGAGTATTCCTTGGGGAAAGCCGCTGGTGACAATAATCCAGAGCCTGCCGCATCTATCATAAGAGACGGAATACTCTATGTGGCACTTAGTCAGATGAAGTCTACCTACACCTGTGAGGCGGGTGCTTACGTGGCTTTGATTGACACAAAAACCGATAAACCTATCAAAGTCGTTAGTGATCCTCGTGTCTCAATGGCCTCTGGTGAGTCGCCAGCTGGCGATCCTTTCATCGATGAGAAGGGTGATATCTACTTTTACTGTGTAGCGATGTTCGGCTATCAACCTGGTGTCAAGGAGGGATTTCTGCGTATTAAGAAAGGTCAGACTGACTTTGATAAATCCTACTGCTTCACCCTTGCGGATGTTGACTTAGTAGGAGTCAAAGGCAATAAAACCTCGTATGCTTATATGAAGGTGTATGGCGGCAACGGAAAGGTGTATGCTTACCTGAACATCCCAGGGGCTGCAAGCAATCCACCAGACTATGTCCACGATAAATGCTTCCAACCTTTCGAGATTAATCTCTACAATAAGAGCTGTACAAAGTTGGACCTCTCTGCCACAGCTGGGTGGGCTGCAACCCTCTGTAAGTCGGGTAATGACATCATCTTCGGTATGTCCACCGACCAAGGTATGGGCTATTCCGTCTATCATCCAGCCACTGCCACCTACGAGACCCTCAAGGTAAAAACCTCTGGTGCACCATATGCAGTGCATGAGTTGAGGTAG
- a CDS encoding F0F1 ATP synthase subunit delta, which yields MNTGVISVRYARALLKAACEQGIEDKVYAIMQTLAQNYLQVPELRMTIESPMLPKDKKRKLLEVACGDDCPELVGNFLSLVLKGDREELLQLMANDYVALYRKQKNIIRGKVITASPVSSQTEDKMKALVQSRAQGTVEFNTEVDPSLIGGFILEYDTYRMDTSVKSKLNAILTQLKK from the coding sequence ATGAATACAGGTGTAATATCGGTTCGCTATGCTCGTGCGCTGTTGAAGGCTGCCTGTGAGCAAGGTATCGAAGACAAGGTGTATGCTATTATGCAAACACTTGCCCAGAATTACCTTCAGGTGCCCGAACTCCGCATGACGATTGAAAGCCCGATGCTTCCGAAGGACAAGAAGCGCAAGCTATTGGAAGTAGCCTGTGGCGACGACTGTCCTGAGCTTGTTGGTAACTTCCTTTCCCTTGTCTTGAAGGGAGATAGAGAGGAGTTGCTACAGCTTATGGCGAATGACTATGTCGCTCTGTATCGTAAGCAGAAGAACATCATTCGCGGAAAGGTCATTACAGCCTCGCCTGTCTCTTCCCAGACGGAAGACAAGATGAAAGCACTGGTACAATCCAGAGCACAGGGAACCGTTGAGTTCAACACTGAGGTTGACCCTTCACTCATAGGTGGCTTTATTCTTGAGTATGATACTTACAGAATGGACACCAGCGTGAAGAGCAAACTGAATGCTATCCTCACACAATTAAAAAAGTAA
- the atpD gene encoding F0F1 ATP synthase subunit beta, which produces MSQINGRISQIIGPVIDVYFDTKGENPEKVLPKIHDALRVKRANGQDLIIEVQQHIGEDTVRCVAMDNTDGLQRNLEVVPTGSPIVMPAGDQIKGRMMNVIGQPIDGMEALSMEGAYPIHREAPKFEDLSTHKEMLQTGIKVIDLLEPYMKGGKIGLFGGAGVGKTVLIMELINNIAKGHNGYSVFAGVGERTREGNDLIRDMLESGVIRYGEKFRKAMYEGKWDLSLVDQEELQKSQATLVYGQMNEPPGARASVALSGLTVAEEFRDHGGKNGEAADIMFFIDNIFRFTQAGSEVSALLGRMPSAVGYQPTLASEMGTMQERITSTKHGSITSVQAVYVPADDLTDPAPATTFTHLDATTELSRKITELGIYPAVDPLGSTSRILDPLIVGKDHYECAQRVKQLLQHYNELQDIIAILGMDELSDEDKLVVNRARRVQRFLSQPFTVAEQFTGVKGVMVPIEETIKGFNAILNGEVDDLPEQAFLNVGTIEDVKEKAKRLLEATK; this is translated from the coding sequence ATGTCACAGATTAATGGGCGCATCTCCCAGATTATCGGTCCAGTTATCGATGTCTACTTTGATACCAAGGGAGAGAATCCTGAGAAGGTTCTGCCAAAGATTCATGATGCCCTACGCGTAAAACGTGCGAATGGGCAGGATTTGATTATCGAGGTACAGCAGCATATTGGTGAAGACACCGTGCGCTGTGTGGCTATGGATAATACGGATGGTCTGCAGCGTAACCTTGAGGTTGTGCCAACAGGCAGTCCTATCGTTATGCCAGCTGGTGACCAGATTAAGGGTCGTATGATGAACGTTATCGGTCAGCCTATCGACGGTATGGAGGCACTGAGTATGGAAGGTGCTTATCCTATCCACCGCGAGGCGCCAAAGTTTGAAGACCTCTCTACGCATAAGGAGATGCTTCAGACGGGTATTAAGGTCATCGACTTGCTTGAGCCTTATATGAAGGGTGGTAAGATTGGACTCTTTGGTGGTGCCGGTGTAGGTAAGACGGTGCTTATCATGGAGCTGATTAACAACATCGCTAAGGGTCACAATGGTTACTCTGTATTTGCCGGTGTAGGTGAACGTACACGTGAGGGTAACGACTTGATTCGCGATATGTTGGAGTCAGGTGTTATCCGTTATGGTGAGAAGTTCCGCAAGGCAATGTATGAAGGCAAGTGGGACCTTTCGCTTGTTGATCAGGAAGAATTGCAGAAGTCACAGGCAACACTTGTCTATGGACAGATGAATGAGCCACCAGGGGCACGTGCATCAGTGGCACTCTCTGGTCTGACCGTTGCTGAGGAGTTCCGCGATCACGGAGGTAAGAATGGTGAGGCGGCGGATATCATGTTCTTCATCGATAACATCTTCCGTTTCACGCAGGCTGGTTCTGAGGTATCAGCGTTGTTGGGTCGTATGCCATCAGCTGTAGGTTATCAGCCTACTTTGGCAAGTGAGATGGGTACGATGCAGGAGCGTATTACTTCTACAAAGCATGGTTCAATTACTTCAGTACAGGCGGTTTACGTGCCTGCTGACGACTTGACCGACCCTGCTCCAGCTACTACCTTTACCCACTTGGATGCAACAACAGAGTTGAGCCGTAAGATTACCGAGCTTGGTATCTATCCTGCGGTAGACCCATTGGGTAGTACCTCACGTATCCTTGACCCACTGATCGTTGGTAAGGACCACTATGAGTGTGCGCAGAGAGTAAAGCAGTTGCTACAGCACTATAATGAATTGCAGGATATCATCGCCATCTTGGGTATGGACGAGTTGTCAGACGAGGATAAGTTGGTTGTGAACCGCGCTCGTCGTGTACAGCGTTTCCTCTCTCAGCCATTTACTGTTGCTGAGCAGTTCACTGGTGTTAAGGGTGTTATGGTACCAATCGAGGAGACCATCAAGGGCTTCAACGCTATCTTGAATGGTGAGGTTGACGACCTCCCAGAGCAGGCGTTCTTGAACGTTGGTACGATAGAGGATGTCAAGGAGAAGGCTAAGCGTCTTTTGGAGGCTACTAAGTAA
- a CDS encoding RloB family protein — protein MRKEMKNRKPLAGGKRKQGSRIISIRFLIVCEGTETEPNYFRSFIKDQWSEVHTASSDIKGCGKGTCRLLTEAQKIRSELENRRQIKFDRVWLVFDKDEFKDFNKAILSAKKENIGCAWSNESFELWYCLHFQNISTGLNRKGYIKVIESNIRKTSGQNDFKYDKASTNFYNLLQKYGNEDEACKRSRQLREKYKNKDFKMHNPRTEVDLLIEELKHPELL, from the coding sequence ATGAGGAAAGAGATGAAAAATAGAAAACCTTTAGCAGGTGGAAAACGTAAACAAGGCTCAAGAATAATATCTATACGATTCTTAATAGTATGTGAAGGGACAGAAACAGAACCTAACTATTTTAGGTCCTTTATAAAAGATCAATGGTCAGAAGTTCATACTGCAAGTTCTGATATTAAAGGATGTGGGAAAGGAACCTGTAGATTATTAACTGAAGCACAGAAAATACGGAGTGAGTTAGAGAATAGACGACAAATTAAATTTGATAGAGTTTGGCTTGTTTTTGATAAAGATGAATTTAAGGACTTCAACAAGGCAATTCTAAGCGCAAAAAAGGAAAATATAGGATGCGCTTGGAGTAATGAATCCTTTGAACTATGGTACTGCCTTCATTTCCAAAATATTAGCACAGGATTAAATCGTAAGGGTTATATAAAAGTAATAGAGTCAAATATAAGAAAAACTTCTGGCCAAAATGATTTTAAATATGATAAGGCTTCTACTAACTTTTATAATTTATTGCAAAAATATGGAAACGAAGACGAAGCTTGTAAAAGGTCTCGCCAACTCCGAGAAAAATATAAAAATAAAGACTTTAAAATGCACAATCCACGTACAGAAGTCGACTTATTAATTGAAGAACTAAAGCATCCCGAACTACTTTAA
- the atpE gene encoding ATP synthase F0 subunit C has translation MLTSLLLAAETAKLGAAIGAGIAAVGAGLGIGRIGGQAMDAMARQPEKIGELRSAMIIAAGLVEGVAFFAAIIALLCVF, from the coding sequence ATGTTGACATCATTGTTATTAGCAGCAGAAACTGCAAAGTTAGGCGCCGCTATCGGTGCAGGTATCGCAGCCGTAGGCGCAGGTCTTGGTATTGGTCGTATCGGTGGTCAGGCTATGGACGCTATGGCTCGCCAGCCAGAGAAGATCGGTGAACTTCGTTCTGCTATGATTATTGCAGCCGGATTGGTTGAGGGTGTTGCCTTCTTCGCTGCAATTATCGCTCTCCTCTGTGTATTCTAA